From the genome of Primulina huaijiensis isolate GDHJ02 unplaced genomic scaffold, ASM1229523v2 scaffold20931, whole genome shotgun sequence:
aaatatttctcgtCAAATTATAATTAACATCAAAAGGTAATATATGCATGTCAAAAATCgttaatatatattaaacagtataatttatttatgctcTTACAAGTAGGTCTGGTCTTTCCCCAAGCAAAACCTTACTTTCTTGCGTGTATCTGTGCCGACCATGAAAGAACTCAAGACCTTTTACATAATTTAGGTTATTCTCTACTCGagaaaatgttttttaaatCCGGCTCTATCCTAATTACTCCAGACTCGAGTCCGTACACAGAAATGTACGGCTCATAACTGATGCAAGTAAACCAAAGTAAGAGCTCAAGACCTTGTACATAGTTTAGGTTATTCTCTAATCGAGAAAAGGTCTCACAAGATAGAAATGCTTGACACCCTGAGCAAATGAGCTCCTAACAGAgtttatcgagccgagctcaTAACAGCGTTTGTCGAATAGTAGAACTTAAAATACATTGACTCGAACTCAAACAAATATGActgtaaataaaattttatgataataaatGTGAACAAGAAGATAagcttttttactttaaaaaataaaataaaataaaaatatataataataaatgaatattggtaaataacaaaatatgtaTAGTAAAAAAATCGCCAAATTATCGCGAGAACTCAAGCGAGTTTCCAGATCCGCAAGACCTCCGAGCATCTCTCCGTAAGCTTTTATTCTTCCCATTTCCTCAATTTCTCGCTGTTCTGCTTCCAAATTAGTATCAAAATTTGACcaagttttgaaaatttcttAAATCAATCAATTGCGTAATAAAAATTTGGGCTATGGATTCATCGCAGAAACAACAAATTGCAGCCCTGTGAAAGTTTCTCAGATCGATAGATTTTAGCTGTTAAATCATACTTgtagtaaaaaaataattgggACTCAATTTTGTTTCTAGTTTTAGctgattgtgtgtgtgtgtgtgtgttttggggTAAAGAAAGCGAATTTATTGAGTTGGTGATTGAAAATTGTGGAAATGGGTGTTTCGGGATATGATTATTTACTGTTATGGATAATATTTCTTACTcattttggatatttttttagtttaatttatttaattttttttaacattttaaacacTGTTTCAGGCGATCATCATCTGGGCATTTCTATAACAAGTGAGTGGTGAATTTTGCTTCACAACTTGAACTTCATTGAATTGTTGTTATATATACGGTTTTACTTAATTATCATGTTTTATCATTCATATTTAATTGCATTTTTCATCTGCCGAGTCCTGCTCGTTGGACTGGTCAGTATTATACATGATAGTCCTGCTTATTGGTTGCGGTTCTTCAAGTTATGAGTGTACACAATAGCGATTCGGGAGCAACAAATGCTGATACATTGATTGAAACTGGTGATTGGACTATTTTAATTTAAGGTGTAGAAATTTAAGTTGCAGATTTATCACTAGCTATAGTTTTGGTATATCCGTAGATGTCTGTCCTTACAATACAACCACCAGAATTTCCACTAAAAATTTGATCTTGCTGTTTAAGTTGGCTACTCCTGCAGTATAAGGGTGTGCAGATTTATTTCTTGAAAGGGACTTGAAATTTTAATGGATTTAATCAAAGCTGCTTTGATGAGTTGAGTATCATTCAGGCTAAAACCTGACTTGCCTCAGGACATGCCTTATCTTGTTCTAACTAAGGCTAAAGTCCTATTCTAATGCTTTGCCCCCAAAGAAGTTAGCCACCGAAGAATAGGTTGTCATAATAAGGATATTTGAGGTTCTTGATCAAGTTGGCTATTTGTTTCCAATGTCATCACTTTATTTATTCAGAATACTTGTTGTAAGAATGCAAGTACAATGCAGTAATCAAGAGTTTCAAATACCAATTTTACGACTGGTTTGACTAGggactgatttttcattttctttctgGCAGTGGTTAGAGAAAAAGATGCTTGCTGGGAATATGCTGAAAGGTTGGAAGGAAACAAGGTGAGATGCAAATTTTGTGATAGAATACTCAATGGCGGCATTAGTAGGCTAAAACATCATTTGTCTAGACTTCCTAGTAAAGGTGTAAACCCCTGCACAAAAGTTAGGGATGATGTAAGTGATAGAGTAagggaaatcctatccttgaaaGAAGATGATAAAGAAACTTCAATTGTTAAAAGGCAAAAGATACCAGAGGTTGCATCTCCGGTGGCTGTCTGTGTATCTACTGTAAAGGCTATGGCGGCTGCTGAAGCCATGCCTGTGATAGGTAAAGTATTCCCTTCTGTCACTTCGCCTAGCTCTTCTTCAAGAAATGACCAAGAAAATGCAGAGAGAAGCATTGcccttttcttttttgaaaataaattggacTTCAGTTTAGCTCGTTCCTCGTCTTATCAGCAAATGTTCGGTGCTGTAAGAAAGTGCGTGAACGGATTTTCAGCCCCATCTGCTGAAACCTTGAAAACGGCTTGGTTAAAGAagatcaaatctgaaatgacttTCCATTCGAAAGATAGTGAGCGGGAATGGGGTATGACAGGTTGTACTATAATTGCAGAAACATGGACGGATAACAAATCAAGGGCTCTGATTAATTTCTTAGTTTCGTCCCCCTCTAGAACGTTTTTCCACAAGTCGGTTGATGTGTCTTCttattataaaaatgttaaGTATCTCTCTGATTTATTTGACTCTATTATTCAAGATGTAGGCCCAGAAAATGTAGTGCAGATAGTTATGGATAATTCTCTGAATTGTCCTGGGTTAGCCAACCACATAATACAGAGTTATGGAACTATCTTCGTGACCCCCTGTGCCTCACATTGCATGAATGGGATCTTGGAGGAGCTTTGTAAAGTGGATTGGATCAACCGGTGTATTTTACAAGCGCAAGCTGTTTCGAAGTTCGTATACAACAATTCATTGATGCTTGATCTGATGAAAAAGTTCACTGGAGGACAAGAAATCATCAGGAGTGGCATTACCAAGTTTGTTTCAAACTTTCTATCCTTACAGTCTGTGTTGAAGCAGAAATCAAGATTGAAACATATGTTCAATAGCCCAGAATTGTCTGCAAATTCGACATACTCAAATAAGCCTCAAGCTGCGACTTGCATCGGAATCATAGATGATAACGAGTTCTGGAGAGCAGTAGAAGAAAGCGTTGCTGTATCTGAGCCGTTCTTGAAAGTTTTGAGGGAAGTGTCGGGAGGAAAGCCTTCTGTGGGTTTCATTTACGAGCTGATGACCCGAGCTAAGGATTCTATAAGGACATATTACATTATGGATGAGATCAAATGCAAGACGCTTGTGGACATAGTCGATAAGAAGTGGCAAAACCATCTCCATTCTCCTCTGCATTCAGCTGCGGCCTTTCTGAACCCAAGCATCCAGTATAATCCGGAGATCAAGTTTATTGGATCTATCAAAGAAGAATTTTACAGAGTTCTTGAAAAACTTCTTCCCACTCCCGATTTAAGGCGAGATATGACAAACCAGATTATTCTATTTTCAAGGAAAAGCGGGATGTTTGGTTGTAACCTTGCTAAGGAGGCAATTGACTCTGTTTCACCTGGTAAGTGCTAGATAGAATTTAAAATTACGACTGATAtgatatatattgatattattaGATAAAAATTATTGGATACAGGATTAATGATTGTATCCTAATATTTTAAGAGTTGTAGCTCTTAGGCCATCGTCCAGTGGATGTAGGCATTTATACTGAACCACGAAGCCATGTATAGTGTGTTCTATTCACTAGATTTATACCATTAACAGTGTCCGTTATGTTTAACTTCTCCTATTCAAATGAATCTTGGTGCGATGTGCAGGAATATGGTGGGAGCAATTTGGTGACGCTGCATCTACGTTGCAACGAGTGGCAATACGAATACTCAGTCAAGTCTGCAGCACTACGACATTTGAGAGGCAATGGAGCACATTTCAGCAAATCCATTCTGAAAAAAGAAACAAGATCGACAAGGAAACATTAAACGACTTGGTTTACGTAAATTATAATCTGAAGTTGGAAAAGTATTTGAGATCAAATTCTTCAGAAGCAGATCCTCTTCAACTGGATGACTTGGATATGACTTCAGAGTGGGTGGAGGAGACTGAAATTCCTAGCCCGGTTCAATGGCTTGACCGGTTCGGTTCAGTTCTGGAAGGTGGAGATTTAAACACAAGGCAGTTTAGTGCTGCTATATTTGGTGCgaatgatcatattttcaaCTTGTAACACGTGAAGAGTTTCCATGCATCTGAGCTATATTGTGGAGTTATATATACGTTGCTTTCTGGTTTTAAGTGATAAGGACAATAGCTAGCGGCGAGATAGAAGAGTTTCGGGTGTTTAGGTGCAACAATAAACGTACACGTATGTCATGTCCAAGCAATTTTGTCCCATCACTTTTAGTCAAAATCTTTTCGAGGTCATAGTTATTCAAGGGCACAGTTCGAAACTCGAATGCAGCAATCTTAAATCGAGGGGCAAGCCTTGTTGTGTCAATAAGCCTCAACTAAAAGGtcttatttttgaatttagaCCATAAAAGAAACTATATCATATGCAGGTTGTTTCCTATCAATGGTCATGGcaacaaaattttaacttttcaaCGGACAGCAACATCCAAACATCGAacacaagaaagaaaaaaacaaaacagtCGTCACTCGCCAAAATCTCTATACAAACAATACAATAAGTATCTTCACAAATAAACTTTACAAGTACAAGAACCGTATTGACTATACTACCAAATGAACTTTAGTTTGATGCAAATCCATAATGTTCCAAGTATAGCTACTTCAAGATGTATTATTGTTAAGGAAATGAGCCAATGCCTTCTCCGTGTCATTGTCATTCATGAACAATGCTTCTGCAACATTGTTTGATGAGAATCCCATCTCTCGCAGGAGAGTAAATCCATTTGCAAATTCCTTAACCTGAGGAGAAACAATCGCCATCAGTTACAAGCATAGACATGGCTAATTTTCAGCTCAAGAAGTAAAGCTAACACAACCATATACTTCTttatttcttaattttctttattaattTCACGTCTTCATTTTTACACGCATGTATGGTGCATGAATCCAAGCCACAAGTGTTGAGGGAAACATGATAAGAACTTTAAGAATATGTCACCTTGGTCGGATTGTCTCCGTAGTTTGCTACTGCAAGTGGCACAGTGTCTCTGCTAAGACCCGCTGCTATGTATTTGCTAACTATGGGATCTGTAGATGGACCCTGCATCAAATCCAATTGTTATGCCGCAACAAGATATGACTTCACCCCAAGTCAGGGTTTTCTAATACATGACCAAAACTGAATTatctatgtatgacatttgagCACTAAGGGCATGATTGGTACATGAGAATGAGGTGGGAATGGAATAGGCATTCCCAACCTCATTCTCATTTCCATGCTTGGTTCTCCATTGGAATGAGAATAGTCATTCCTAATAGGCATTCCTACAATTTTGGGTTGAGTTTACCCATTCCCATCCTCGGTTGATTACATCCTACATGTAGGGACACTACCCCCATGATAGAATCAAGGGCTCAAATTTAACCACACATACATGAggtccactaatttttttaaaatcacatatgtgTGTCTTGTCTATCCAAATCATGTGGAGGCAGTGGCCCCACATGTACATCGAAGCTACCTCTCCATCCTCCAAACTTtccaatttaattttcaaataggAAAGTTTCCTATTATTtacttttcatatttattattgtacatatttatcaatttattctatcatttttatttttaaaatcttttaataataaaaattttatctttgtttataaataattataataaattaatactaataataaatagtagcaaaaataatattagtaaataaaatgataaacgaTAATTTTATAAGAACAGTAAATAtaaaactattattattattattattattattgatgataaaaataaatgNAATCTGACAACAAAACGGAGGATCCTAATACATTGAGGAAAAAATATCCAACTCAAGTACAAAACAAGTATGCCAACTGTTCTACCAAAAATCATGTAGCATTTTTCCTGAGATGTGTAAATAAAGTCTTTGACACAATTACTTCTAACACATGGAACTCAAcaacaatttttcaaatttgaaatatgaCAAATTCTCTACTATACTTGAGACTATATTCTCCACTATATCAACTAGGAACTCATCATTTGCGTCTCTCCGAATATTTTTTCACATACCCCTTAAATATTTAGGGATAAACCCAgatttaaaaaacatttttgtTTCAGTATAATTCGCGTTTCgataataatgttttatagaAATGATCAAAAGCCAAACATGTGGCTTTTCTGGCTTTTTCTTCAGTTTcaccttaaaaaaaataataaaagctcGTTTTACAGATGTATCCAAGcatacattttttttgttttcttttagaAAACCACTCTTTAAGAAACCAAATTTTTATGTCAAGTGCCTGCGTATCCGAACTTTGCAACACATAAACATTGGAATAAGCAAATATACAGAATAATACTTCATAAACTATAAAACAAAGACAACAATACCGAGCAATCTGACTATTCATTTGTTGAAATTAACTAATAAAGCAAAACTTACATGTGAGGATGCGGCTTCGGttggtttgttcatagaattttCCAACCCAAGTCTGCTCCAATTAGGGTTTTCCTTCACTGCTTCAGCTATAACATTTCTCTCAAATTCGAAATCAAATTGGAAATTGCTTCGAGGGATCTCCCCAAGTTGAGGCAACAACGGAGGCTAAGAAATCATAAATCAGTAGAAACTCAAATTCAAGCACACCTTACAAAAATTTCTACGTCTTAGTGAGCAGATGATAAGGAAATAAATACCGGCGGCGTAATTTTATACTCAGGTTTTATAGCAACCCTAATCCCAATTCCAGCTGCAAATTGAATACCACCAAAACAGGACAAATACCatcaaaaaacaaattaaagctGAAACTTTTCCAGCATAAATCCTCAAACAACATAAAGGAAAAAGAATAACACAGCTAGTTGGAGAAGCTGGGGCGTTCAGAAACGGGGGGTTCCGGGCCGGTACTCCTACATGACCGGCGGCAGATTGAGCTGATCCGCCTCCGATCTTGGGATAAAGAGATAATGGTCGACCATACATGGGATGAGCAGCGGCTGCCGATGACGGGCCGGACGCTGGCCTACTGAACGACGGGGTTGGCGAATCGTATGTCAGGTTTTTGAAATCATACTCCATCGCAACAGGTgattaataaaatattcttgAATTTGTGTGTTTCTTGCTCGATTGGAAccaatttgataaattttcTGTATGTAATTTGGAATTTTGAAGAGCTTTTTGATGGAATCATGGAGATTCGAAGGAAGCGACTGAAACTATTCGCGATTTCGTAATTAGCTTGTTGCTTAAGCCTACTTTATTATAACAAAGGAAATTTTTAAATACTATACAAGTAACTTACATATAAACGATAATTcgtgtgtatatatttttaatttaattaatattttttaaatatttgagtaattgattatgattaaaaaatatttaattatttttggtatttattaaaattggttcttacaaaaaaaaaattaaggtgGACATACAAACCAAGAACTCTCGGAAGTAAATAATTGTTGATTCTTTTATCGTTTAATTCCTtaaatttcttcaatttttttttactttcttgttTATGCCTTCCTCTGTTTGAAactaaggcaaaaacttgtgtgagacggtctcacgggtcgtattttgtgagacagatatcttatttggatcatctatgaaaaaatattattttttatgctaagagtattactttttaggcaaaaacttgtgtgagacggtctcacaggtcgtatttgtgagacggatattttatttgggtcatccataaaaaagtattactttttatgctaagagtattactttttgttgtgaatatgagtagggttgacccgtctcacagattaggatccgtgagacggtctcatatgagAGTCActctactttttattgtgaatatcggtagggttgacccgtctcacagataaagattcgtgagactgtctcacaagagacttgcTCTGAAACTAAAGGTTCTTGGAAAGTTTCAGCTCAAGGAATCAATTCAGGAGAAGAAAAATAGACTAGACTCTCTAGGTATGTCATATTACTAAACATCTATGAttataacaaaattaataaatgaTGATCGCAATACAATCCAAATCTTTTGAATTATACGGAGTTTTGGTGTTATGTTTTGATCATTTgtcacataaaaaaaacagGGCAATCGTCATCCGGATAATTGCTCCTGCAACTTATGAGAATCCGATGTGTGACTATGCTTTGACACCATTCATAACATCGAGTGAGTACTGCtaaattatgtttatgtatgtgaCTACAGTGGTAGAAGATGGATCAAAGTGGAGTATGGGGCAACGTCAATTGTTCTGTTTGGGGCGTGCTTTACTAAGAAGAAGCAAGATCTTGGTTCCCGACGAAGCAACTGCATGCATCTATTGACAATGCTTACGTACCGACATGATCTTGCAGAAGATTATTAGGACAAAATTTACAGACCCATGTAGTTATCACAGTAGCACATAGAATACCAACTGTGAtggattttaaattataatatggtTCTTGCCATCAGCAAAGGTGAGTATTTGTACTACATCCTTTCCTACTTACCAGGAAACATTTTTAGaaataaatctaaattataTCCGTGTACCACAGGAAAACTGGTTGAATATGATGAACCGATGAATCTAATGAAAAGAGAGGATTCCTTGTTCGGGCAGCTTGTTGAGGAGTATTGGTCTCACCACGACTCTGCAGAATAGGAGTGAAACATCTATTGCAGGAAAGTGTATGTTTGTTTGGTAGTAATTTAGTTTTCATACTACAAAAGTTCTTTAGATGTAACTTGTTCATGAATGAAAACTAGAGGGCTCGTAGGAAAAGGTTCAAGaccttgaaaaaaatttaatacacACCATGT
Proteins encoded in this window:
- the LOC140966986 gene encoding uncharacterized protein isoform X2, which translates into the protein MVREKDACWEYAERLEGNKVRCKFCDRILNGGISRLKHHLSRLPSKGVNPCTKVRDDVSDRVREILSLKEDDKETSIVKRQKIPEVASPVAVCVSTVKAMAAAEAMPVIGKVFPSVTSPSSSSRNDQENAERSIALFFFENKLDFSLARSSSYQQMFGAVRKCVNGFSAPSAETLKTAWLKKIKSEMTFHSKDSEREWGMTGCTIIAETWTDNKSRALINFLVSSPSRTFFHKSVDVSSYYKNVKYLSDLFDSIIQDVGPENVVQIVMDNSLNCPGLANHIIQSYGTIFVTPCASHCMNGILEELCKVDWINRCILQAQAVSKFVYNNSLMLDLMKKFTGGQEIIRSGITKFVSNFLSLQSVLKQKSRLKHMFNSPELSANSTYSNKPQAATCIGIIDDNEFWRAVEESVAVSEPFLKVLREVSGGKPSVGFIYELMTRAKDSIRTYYIMDEIKCKTLVDIVDKKWQNHLHSPLHSAAAFLNPSIQYNPEIKFIGSIKEEFYRVLEKLLPTPDLRRDMTNQIILFSRKSGMFGCNLAKEAIDSVSPGIWWEQFGDAASTLQRVAIRILSQVCSTTTFERQWSTFQQIHSEKRNKIDKETLNDLVYVNYNLKLEKYLRSNSSEADPLQLDDLDMTSEWVEETEIPSPVQWLDRFGSVLEGGDLNTRQFSAAIFGANDHIFNL
- the LOC140966988 gene encoding uncharacterized protein, giving the protein MEYDFKNLTYDSPTPSFSRPASGPSSAAAAHPMYGRPLSLYPKIGGGSAQSAAGHVGVPARNPPFLNAPASPTSSGIGIRVAIKPEYKITPPPPLLPQLGEIPRSNFQFDFEFERNVIAEAVKENPNWSRLGLENSMNKPTEAASSHGPSTDPIVSKYIAAGLSRDTVPLAVANYGDNPTKVKEFANGFTLLREMGFSSNNVAEALFMNDNDTEKALAHFLNNNTS
- the LOC140966986 gene encoding uncharacterized protein isoform X1, translating into MGVSGYDYLLLWIIFLTHFGYFFSLIYLIFFNILNTVSGDHHLGISITMVREKDACWEYAERLEGNKVRCKFCDRILNGGISRLKHHLSRLPSKGVNPCTKVRDDVSDRVREILSLKEDDKETSIVKRQKIPEVASPVAVCVSTVKAMAAAEAMPVIGKVFPSVTSPSSSSRNDQENAERSIALFFFENKLDFSLARSSSYQQMFGAVRKCVNGFSAPSAETLKTAWLKKIKSEMTFHSKDSEREWGMTGCTIIAETWTDNKSRALINFLVSSPSRTFFHKSVDVSSYYKNVKYLSDLFDSIIQDVGPENVVQIVMDNSLNCPGLANHIIQSYGTIFVTPCASHCMNGILEELCKVDWINRCILQAQAVSKFVYNNSLMLDLMKKFTGGQEIIRSGITKFVSNFLSLQSVLKQKSRLKHMFNSPELSANSTYSNKPQAATCIGIIDDNEFWRAVEESVAVSEPFLKVLREVSGGKPSVGFIYELMTRAKDSIRTYYIMDEIKCKTLVDIVDKKWQNHLHSPLHSAAAFLNPSIQYNPEIKFIGSIKEEFYRVLEKLLPTPDLRRDMTNQIILFSRKSGMFGCNLAKEAIDSVSPGIWWEQFGDAASTLQRVAIRILSQVCSTTTFERQWSTFQQIHSEKRNKIDKETLNDLVYVNYNLKLEKYLRSNSSEADPLQLDDLDMTSEWVEETEIPSPVQWLDRFGSVLEGGDLNTRQFSAAIFGANDHIFNL